In Streptomyces sp. SID8374, one genomic interval encodes:
- a CDS encoding bifunctional FO biosynthesis protein CofGH translates to MTDPQSGRPTSNAMRRALKRARDGVALDVTEAAVLLQARGDDLTDLAASAARVRDAGLEAAGRPGVITYSRKVFIPLTRLCRDRCHYCTFVTVPGKLRRAGHGMFLSPDEVLKIARDGAAMGCKEALFTLGDRPEDRWPEAREWLEAEGYDDTLAYVRAMAIRVLEETGLLPHLNPGVMTWTDLQRLKPVAPSMGMMLETTATRLWSEPGGPHHGSPDKEPAVRLRVLEDAGRSNVPFTTGILIGIGESYEERADSLFELRKTARAYHGIQEVIVQNFRAKPDTAMRGMPDAELEELAAAIAVARHILGPSARIQAPPNLVDAEYALLIGAGIDDWGGVSPLTPDHVNPERPWPHIDELASRTAESGFTLRERLTIYPEFIQRGEPWLDPRLLPHVRALADPETGLAREGALPVGLPWQEPDEGFTSSGRTDLHATIDTEGRTGDRRNDFDEVYGDWEALREAAAPGMVPSRIDADVRQALSQAADDPTKLTDDQALALLHADGPALDELCRIADALRRDVVGDDVTYIVTRNINFTNVCYTGCRFCAFAQRRTDADAYTLSLDQVADRAAQAWDVGAVEVCMQGGIHPDLPGTAYFDIARAVKERVPGMHVHAFSPMEVVNGATRTGMSIRDWLTAAKEAGLDSIPGTAAEILDDEVRWVLTKGKLPTATWLEVIKTAHEVGLRSSSTMMYGHVDQPRHWLGHFRTLSRLQQETGGLTEFVTLPFIHTNAPVYLAGIARPGPTDRDNRAVTAMARLLLHPHITNIQTSWVKLGTEGAAEMLRSGANDLGGTLMEETISRMAGSSYGSYRSIQDLKAIADLAGRPSRPRTTLYGEVPAERVAAATASDGHLPELLPVVPS, encoded by the coding sequence ATGACCGATCCTCAGAGCGGACGTCCCACCTCCAACGCCATGCGGCGCGCGCTGAAACGTGCCCGTGACGGTGTCGCCCTCGACGTCACCGAGGCCGCCGTCCTGCTCCAGGCGCGCGGCGACGATCTGACGGACCTCGCTGCGTCCGCCGCCCGCGTCCGGGACGCGGGCCTGGAAGCGGCGGGCAGGCCGGGCGTGATCACGTACTCGCGCAAGGTCTTCATCCCGCTCACCCGCCTCTGCCGTGACAGGTGTCACTACTGCACCTTCGTCACCGTGCCCGGCAAGCTCCGCCGCGCGGGCCACGGGATGTTCCTCTCGCCCGACGAGGTGCTGAAGATCGCCCGCGACGGCGCGGCGATGGGCTGCAAGGAAGCGCTGTTCACCCTCGGCGACCGTCCCGAGGACCGCTGGCCCGAGGCGCGGGAGTGGCTGGAGGCGGAGGGGTACGACGACACCCTCGCGTACGTACGTGCCATGGCGATCCGGGTACTTGAAGAGACGGGCCTGCTGCCCCACCTCAACCCGGGCGTGATGACCTGGACCGACCTCCAGCGGCTCAAGCCCGTCGCCCCCTCCATGGGGATGATGCTGGAGACGACGGCGACCCGCCTCTGGTCCGAGCCGGGCGGCCCGCACCACGGCTCCCCGGACAAGGAGCCCGCCGTACGGCTGCGCGTGCTCGAAGACGCGGGCCGTTCCAACGTTCCCTTCACCACCGGCATCCTCATCGGGATCGGCGAGTCGTACGAGGAGCGCGCCGACTCCCTCTTCGAGCTGCGCAAGACGGCCCGCGCCTACCACGGCATCCAGGAAGTCATCGTGCAGAACTTCCGCGCCAAGCCGGACACGGCGATGCGCGGGATGCCCGACGCGGAGCTGGAGGAGCTGGCCGCCGCCATCGCGGTGGCCCGGCACATCCTCGGCCCCTCGGCCCGCATCCAGGCCCCGCCGAACCTGGTGGACGCCGAGTACGCGCTGCTCATCGGCGCGGGCATCGACGACTGGGGCGGGGTCTCCCCGCTCACCCCCGACCACGTGAACCCGGAACGTCCCTGGCCGCACATCGACGAACTGGCTTCGCGCACCGCCGAGTCGGGCTTCACGCTCCGCGAACGCCTCACCATCTACCCGGAGTTCATCCAGCGCGGCGAACCGTGGCTGGACCCCCGCCTCCTCCCGCACGTCCGCGCCCTGGCCGACCCGGAGACGGGCCTCGCCCGCGAGGGCGCGCTCCCGGTCGGCCTGCCCTGGCAGGAGCCGGACGAGGGCTTCACCTCCTCGGGCCGCACCGACCTCCACGCCACCATCGACACCGAGGGCCGCACCGGCGACCGCCGCAACGACTTCGACGAGGTGTACGGGGACTGGGAGGCGCTCCGCGAGGCGGCGGCGCCCGGCATGGTCCCGTCCCGGATCGACGCCGACGTACGCCAGGCGCTCAGCCAGGCCGCCGACGACCCGACGAAGCTCACCGACGACCAGGCCCTGGCCCTGCTTCACGCGGACGGTCCGGCGCTGGACGAGCTGTGCCGGATCGCGGACGCGCTGCGCCGGGACGTGGTCGGCGACGACGTCACGTACATCGTCACGCGGAACATCAACTTCACCAACGTCTGCTACACCGGCTGCCGCTTCTGCGCCTTCGCCCAGCGCCGCACGGACGCCGACGCGTACACGCTCTCCCTCGACCAGGTCGCGGACCGGGCGGCCCAGGCGTGGGACGTGGGCGCGGTCGAGGTCTGCATGCAGGGCGGCATCCACCCGGACCTGCCCGGGACGGCGTACTTCGACATCGCACGGGCGGTGAAGGAGCGCGTCCCCGGCATGCACGTGCACGCGTTCTCGCCGATGGAGGTCGTCAACGGCGCGACCCGCACCGGCATGTCGATCCGCGACTGGCTGACGGCCGCCAAGGAAGCGGGACTCGACTCCATCCCCGGTACGGCGGCGGAGATCCTGGACGACGAGGTCCGCTGGGTCCTCACCAAGGGCAAACTGCCCACGGCCACCTGGCTGGAGGTCATCAAGACCGCCCACGAGGTGGGCCTGCGCTCCTCCTCGACGATGATGTACGGGCACGTCGACCAGCCCCGCCACTGGCTCGGCCACTTCCGTACGCTCTCCCGACTCCAGCAGGAGACAGGCGGCTTGACGGAGTTCGTCACGCTCCCCTTCATCCACACCAACGCCCCGGTCTACCTGGCCGGCATCGCCCGCCCGGGCCCGACCGACCGCGACAACCGCGCGGTCACGGCCATGGCGCGCCTGCTCCTCCACCCGCACATCACCAACATCCAGACGAGCTGGGTGAAGCTCGGCACCGAGGGCGCGGCGGAGATGCTCCGCTCGGGCGCGAACGACCTGGGCGGCACGCTGATGGAGGAGACCATCTCCCGTATGGCGGGGTCGAGTTACGGCTCGTACCGCTCCATCCAGGACCTCAAGGCCATCGCCGACCTGGCCGGCCGCCCGTCCCGCCCGCGCACGACCCTGTACGGCGAGGTCCCGGCGGAACGCGTCGCGGCGGCCACGGCGTCGGACGGGCACCTGCCGGAACTGCTGCCGGTGGTGCCGAGCTGA
- a CDS encoding TIGR03618 family F420-dependent PPOX class oxidoreductase produces MTPGPGPGPRSLSDGALSALLGAQQFGTLATNKSSGHPHLTTMVYSWDADARVVRFSSTADRVKVRQLRRDPRAALHVPGGDVWSFAVAEGEAEVSEATTVPGDAVGRELLAMARELEGPRDEGAFLEQLVAERRVVIRLKVTRLYGTALDV; encoded by the coding sequence ATGACCCCAGGCCCGGGCCCCGGCCCCCGTTCCCTGTCCGACGGCGCTCTCTCCGCACTGCTGGGCGCGCAGCAGTTCGGCACCCTCGCCACCAACAAGAGCAGCGGTCACCCCCACCTCACCACCATGGTCTACAGCTGGGACGCCGACGCGCGCGTCGTGCGGTTCTCCAGCACCGCCGACCGCGTCAAGGTGCGGCAGCTCCGGCGCGATCCCCGCGCGGCCCTCCATGTTCCGGGCGGTGACGTCTGGTCCTTCGCCGTGGCCGAGGGCGAGGCGGAGGTCTCCGAGGCCACGACGGTGCCGGGGGACGCTGTCGGGCGGGAGCTGCTCGCGATGGCGCGGGAGCTGGAGGGCCCGCGGGACGAAGGCGCGTTCCTGGAGCAGCTGGTGGCCGAACGCCGCGTCGTCATCCGGCTGAAGGTGACCCGCCTGTACGGGACGGCCCTCGACGTCTGA
- a CDS encoding LLM class F420-dependent oxidoreductase, which translates to MRIATTIFLTDETVTPVRLARELEQRGFAGLYLPEHTHIPVSRRTPYPAGGDLPREYGRTLDPFVALGQAAAVTERIGLGTGITLVAQHDPVDLAKQVATLDHLSGGRFTLGVGYGWNVEEAADHGVEWSTRRELARDRMALMRALWSAEPTAYEGEFGSVQASFAFPKPVREPRGPVVGPRTLIGGGAGPKLFAAIAEHADGWLPIGGRGLTESVPKLRAAWEEAGRDPKDLQVVPYAVLPDPGKLAHYAELGIEEVVLQLPPGGEREVLRVLDGYAAFL; encoded by the coding sequence ATGCGGATCGCCACGACGATCTTCCTCACCGACGAGACGGTGACACCTGTGAGGCTGGCGCGCGAGCTGGAGCAGCGCGGGTTCGCGGGTCTCTATCTGCCCGAACACACCCACATCCCGGTGAGCCGCCGCACCCCGTACCCGGCGGGCGGTGATCTGCCCCGCGAGTACGGCCGCACCCTGGACCCCTTCGTGGCGCTCGGCCAGGCGGCGGCCGTCACCGAACGGATCGGGCTCGGCACCGGGATCACGCTGGTCGCCCAGCACGACCCGGTCGACCTGGCCAAGCAGGTGGCGACCCTGGACCACCTCTCCGGCGGCCGGTTCACGCTCGGTGTCGGCTACGGCTGGAACGTGGAGGAGGCCGCCGACCACGGGGTCGAGTGGTCCACGCGCCGGGAGCTGGCGCGGGACCGGATGGCGCTGATGCGGGCGCTGTGGTCGGCCGAACCGACGGCGTACGAGGGGGAGTTCGGGTCGGTCCAGGCGAGCTTCGCGTTCCCGAAGCCGGTGCGGGAGCCGCGCGGCCCGGTCGTCGGCCCGCGCACGCTGATCGGCGGCGGGGCGGGCCCGAAGCTGTTCGCGGCGATCGCGGAGCACGCGGACGGCTGGCTGCCCATCGGCGGCCGGGGCCTGACGGAGTCCGTCCCGAAGCTGCGGGCGGCCTGGGAGGAGGCGGGGCGCGACCCGAAGGACCTCCAGGTGGTGCCGTACGCCGTGCTCCCCGACCCCGGGAAGCTCGCCCACTACGCGGAGCTGGGCATCGAGGAGGTCGTGCTCCAGCTGCCCCCGGGCGGCGAGCGGGAGGTGCTGCGGGTCCTGGACGGGTACGCGGCGTTCCTCTGA
- a CDS encoding sulfatase, giving the protein MSTSNPNSRISRLADRTEEEQIECGNVVLEGAQEVLADEAAGKAAVRFALTQAVLSLRDVLLIAHSRGQRLPDTEVR; this is encoded by the coding sequence CTGAGCACCAGCAACCCCAACAGCCGGATCTCCCGCCTCGCCGACAGGACGGAGGAGGAGCAGATCGAGTGCGGGAACGTCGTGCTGGAGGGAGCGCAGGAGGTGCTGGCGGACGAGGCGGCCGGGAAGGCCGCCGTACGGTTCGCGCTCACGCAGGCCGTGCTGTCCTTGCGGGACGTGCTGCTCATCGCGCACAGCCGGGGGCAGCGGCTGCCGGATACCGAGGTCCGCTGA
- a CDS encoding penicillin-binding protein 2 — MNRPLRHIAIFCGLLMLGLLLRANWLQQVDRVELSQHEKNHRVRFERFATPRGDIIVGGKAITGSKETASRDYTFRRTWKEGPMYAPVTGYASQAQGTSLLERTYDGVLSGQDDRFAFRHAKDVLTGQPRRGGNVITTIDAKAQKAGYKGLTDLGARGAVVALDPRTGKVLALVSTPSYNPEVFAGISFKESDRFKALLEDKGKPLANRPLRETYPPGSTFKILTAAAALEHGVITDVDAPTKAVSPYPLPLSRNKIGSEAGDAVCNKASMKTAMQYSCNNVFLDAAAELGEDRMRETAEKFGFNEDVYAEEFGDMLATKSLYPPKLDKPGTALTGMGQGSLTSTPMQMAMVTAALANDGKLMQPYIVEELRGPDLSMLEKNEPAEMSQAVSPETAKKVQEMMEHTAKEGSAQRALIDGVTVGGKTGTAQRGVNVRDAVPYGWFVSYGKADDGRSVAVAVFIDPTDMDISRSDISGGRLGAPIAKKVMEAVLGK; from the coding sequence ATGAACAGGCCGTTGCGGCACATAGCCATCTTCTGCGGGCTCCTGATGCTGGGGCTGCTGCTGCGGGCGAACTGGCTGCAACAGGTCGACCGCGTGGAGCTGTCCCAGCACGAGAAGAACCACCGGGTGCGGTTCGAGCGGTTCGCCACCCCGCGCGGCGACATCATCGTCGGCGGCAAGGCGATCACCGGCTCGAAGGAGACGGCCAGCAGGGACTACACCTTCCGGCGCACCTGGAAGGAAGGCCCGATGTACGCGCCCGTCACGGGTTACGCCTCCCAGGCCCAGGGCACCTCGCTGCTGGAGCGGACGTACGACGGCGTCCTCAGCGGACAGGACGACCGCTTCGCCTTCCGGCACGCCAAGGACGTCCTCACCGGCCAGCCGAGGCGCGGCGGCAACGTGATCACCACGATCGACGCGAAGGCGCAGAAGGCCGGCTACAAGGGGCTGACCGACCTGGGCGCGCGGGGTGCGGTCGTGGCCCTGGACCCGCGTACGGGGAAGGTGCTGGCGCTGGTCTCCACGCCCTCGTACAACCCGGAGGTCTTCGCCGGGATCTCGTTCAAGGAGAGCGACCGCTTCAAGGCCCTCCTGGAGGACAAGGGCAAGCCGCTGGCCAACCGCCCGCTGCGCGAGACGTATCCGCCCGGCTCCACCTTCAAGATCCTCACCGCGGCGGCGGCGCTGGAGCACGGCGTGATCACGGACGTGGACGCCCCGACCAAGGCGGTCTCGCCGTATCCGCTGCCGCTCTCCCGGAACAAGATCGGCAGCGAGGCGGGGGACGCGGTCTGCAACAAGGCGTCGATGAAGACCGCCATGCAGTATTCGTGCAACAACGTCTTCCTCGACGCGGCGGCCGAGCTGGGCGAGGACCGGATGCGGGAGACGGCCGAGAAGTTCGGCTTCAACGAGGACGTGTACGCCGAGGAGTTCGGCGACATGCTCGCCACGAAGAGCCTCTACCCGCCGAAGCTGGACAAGCCCGGCACGGCCCTCACCGGCATGGGCCAGGGCAGCCTGACGAGCACCCCGATGCAGATGGCGATGGTGACGGCGGCCCTCGCCAACGACGGCAAGCTGATGCAGCCGTACATCGTGGAGGAGCTGCGCGGCCCGGACCTCTCCATGCTGGAGAAGAACGAACCGGCGGAGATGAGCCAGGCCGTCTCGCCCGAGACGGCGAAGAAGGTCCAGGAGATGATGGAGCACACCGCGAAGGAGGGCAGCGCGCAGCGCGCCCTGATCGACGGTGTGACGGTCGGCGGCAAGACGGGCACCGCCCAGCGCGGGGTGAACGTGCGCGACGCGGTCCCGTACGGCTGGTTCGTCAGCTACGGCAAGGCGGACGACGGGCGTTCGGTGGCCGTCGCCGTCTTCATCGACCCGACGGACATGGACATCTCCCGCTCCGACATCTCCGGTGGCCGCCTCGGCGCCCCGATCGCGAAGAAGGTGATGGAGGCGGTGCTGGGGAAGTAG
- a CDS encoding tetratricopeptide repeat protein: MGLGFFLLPAGGVLSLTGVFLGSDTLISLSWIMWVAGVLLLIAQRYRRPPDPQVLAAAAAAGDARAVRGLRMLALDARSQGRPDAAERMLRQAVKAGDVESMWELGRLVQEREGLAAAEPWYRMAAGRGHVVARRLLREGGELNPDGTSPL, translated from the coding sequence ATGGGACTGGGGTTCTTCCTGCTGCCCGCAGGCGGGGTGCTGAGCCTGACCGGCGTGTTCCTGGGCAGCGACACGCTGATCAGCCTGAGCTGGATCATGTGGGTGGCCGGTGTCCTGCTGCTGATCGCCCAGCGCTACCGCCGCCCGCCGGACCCGCAGGTGCTGGCCGCCGCCGCTGCCGCCGGGGACGCCCGCGCCGTACGGGGGCTGCGGATGCTCGCCCTGGACGCGCGGAGCCAGGGGCGGCCGGACGCGGCCGAGCGGATGCTGCGGCAGGCGGTGAAGGCCGGGGATGTGGAGTCGATGTGGGAGCTGGGCCGGCTGGTCCAGGAGCGCGAGGGGCTGGCGGCGGCGGAGCCGTGGTACCGGATGGCCGCCGGGCGCGGTCATGTCGTGGCCCGGCGGCTCCTCCGGGAGGGCGGCGAGCTGAACCCGGACGGGACGAGCCCCCTGTAG
- a CDS encoding ADP-ribosylglycohydrolase family protein — MSTGMAAVWGRAEQQDFRSRVRGALLGGAVGDALGAGVSGLALEEIREAHGAEGVTDYVPAHGRRGAVTALTQLTLFTVDGLIRAQVRRDTGAWHPPTDVHRAHLRWAATQHDWGPDERRKDNGWLAAEEWLYARRGPTRECLGGFGDTVMGTLERPKNPTARDAGALTRSAPFGLLVGWEPQLVLQLAVECAAQTHGHPAAQLGAGAFAVLVHGLARGETLDGSVQHAMALLGERPGHEPVTEALQQALGSVRQGIPGPALIEALGAGDAAEEVLAVGVYCALVSEDVRHGLRLAVNHGGPSRATGSVCGALLGALHGETALPPAWLAELEGRPTLLELADDFAMEMTQGPALHSPTAAAPGWLARYPRGA; from the coding sequence GTGAGCACAGGTATGGCGGCGGTCTGGGGACGGGCCGAGCAGCAGGACTTCCGCAGCCGGGTCCGCGGGGCGCTGCTCGGCGGGGCCGTCGGGGACGCGCTCGGCGCCGGGGTCAGCGGGCTCGCGCTGGAGGAGATCCGGGAGGCGCATGGCGCCGAAGGGGTCACCGACTACGTTCCCGCGCACGGCAGACGCGGAGCCGTCACCGCCCTCACCCAGCTCACCCTCTTCACCGTCGACGGGCTGATCCGCGCCCAGGTCCGCCGCGACACCGGCGCCTGGCACCCGCCGACCGACGTGCACCGGGCCCACCTGCGCTGGGCCGCCACCCAGCACGACTGGGGGCCCGACGAGCGGCGCAAGGACAACGGGTGGCTGGCCGCCGAGGAGTGGCTCTACGCCCGCCGCGGGCCCACCCGCGAGTGCCTGGGCGGCTTCGGCGACACCGTCATGGGCACCCTGGAACGCCCCAAGAACCCCACCGCCCGGGACGCCGGCGCGCTGACCCGGTCCGCGCCGTTCGGGCTGCTCGTGGGGTGGGAGCCGCAGCTCGTGCTCCAGCTGGCCGTCGAGTGCGCGGCCCAGACCCACGGGCACCCCGCCGCCCAACTCGGCGCCGGAGCCTTCGCCGTACTCGTGCACGGGCTGGCGCGCGGGGAGACCCTGGACGGTTCCGTACAGCATGCGATGGCGCTGCTCGGGGAGCGCCCCGGCCACGAACCGGTGACCGAGGCCCTGCAACAGGCCCTCGGGTCCGTGCGGCAGGGCATCCCGGGCCCGGCGCTCATCGAGGCGCTGGGCGCGGGCGACGCCGCCGAGGAGGTGCTCGCCGTCGGCGTGTACTGCGCGCTGGTCAGCGAGGACGTACGGCACGGGCTGCGGCTCGCCGTGAACCACGGCGGGCCCTCCCGCGCCACCGGGTCCGTCTGCGGGGCGCTGCTCGGGGCGCTGCACGGCGAGACCGCGCTGCCCCCGGCCTGGCTCGCGGAGCTGGAGGGGCGCCCCACCCTCCTCGAACTGGCCGACGACTTCGCGATGGAGATGACCCAGGGCCCGGCCCTGCACAGCCCGACCGCCGCCGCCCCGGGGTGGCTGGCCCGCTACCCGCGCGGGGCGTAA
- a CDS encoding NPP1 family protein, which translates to MRTAPLPVFARKVRKPLKTLSGTPAAPGAPLPVRNRHATRTAAVLAAAGLLVLGTASAAHADPPQHLPQNAGGYEQSFSPAFDYDGDGCYATPAIGPDGTLAPGLKATGAINGSCRDKWDLDNSQTYARSKCNNGWCAIVYASYFEKDQAVHGSGLGGHRHDFEHVVSWVNQAANQVDYVSTTQHSTVKTYPRSQVRFDGSHPKVVYHKDGPSTHFFRLANNNDEPPENHYGNWRYPPIVDWNGFPTTALRDKLMNADFGSATIKVTDKDDRFRNLLNNSKPGGIPFDPWA; encoded by the coding sequence ATGCGAACCGCCCCGCTACCGGTATTCGCCCGCAAAGTGCGCAAGCCCCTCAAAACCCTCAGTGGGACGCCCGCCGCCCCGGGCGCCCCTCTTCCCGTACGCAACCGCCACGCCACCCGCACCGCCGCCGTCCTCGCCGCCGCCGGACTCCTCGTGCTCGGCACCGCGTCCGCCGCCCACGCCGACCCGCCGCAGCACCTGCCGCAGAACGCCGGAGGGTACGAGCAGAGCTTCTCGCCCGCCTTCGACTACGACGGTGACGGTTGCTACGCCACGCCCGCCATCGGTCCTGACGGCACCCTCGCTCCCGGGCTCAAGGCCACCGGTGCCATCAACGGGAGCTGCCGGGACAAGTGGGACCTGGACAACTCCCAGACGTACGCCCGCTCCAAGTGCAACAACGGCTGGTGCGCCATCGTCTACGCGAGCTACTTCGAGAAGGACCAGGCCGTCCACGGCAGCGGCCTCGGCGGGCACCGCCACGACTTCGAGCATGTCGTCTCCTGGGTCAACCAGGCCGCGAACCAGGTGGATTACGTCTCCACCACCCAGCACAGCACGGTCAAGACCTACCCCCGCTCCCAGGTGCGGTTCGACGGCTCGCACCCCAAGGTCGTCTACCACAAGGACGGCCCCAGCACGCACTTCTTCCGCCTCGCCAACAACAACGACGAGCCGCCCGAGAACCACTACGGCAACTGGCGCTACCCCCCGATCGTCGACTGGAACGGCTTCCCCACCACCGCCCTGCGCGACAAGCTCATGAACGCCGACTTCGGCTCCGCCACCATCAAGGTCACCGACAAGGACGACCGCTTCCGCAACCTCCTCAACAACTCCAAGCCGGGCGGCATCCCCTTCGACCCCTGGGCCTGA
- a CDS encoding squalene/phytoene synthase family protein: protein MTSVEEWLKIATPLSERWVHIARHVSGSLGETLHPTYLLLRGIDEIEDEPRLSPTEKVTLLAAVGDSLLEQERRAIEAPLIGKENCLPEVSLRIGEWATALPAGIGPRVIDASSHLAHSMSRWARREWAVETKEDLGRYSYEVAGSLMMLYGDIWSWHGFPRIPYPYEVALGRYISIKDIIVDRDEDLAAGRDLWPAGWSRSEMMDYAHSFHSPAQRCRDHYPQGTAPRPFYDIVFEKAELQV, encoded by the coding sequence ATGACGTCGGTTGAAGAGTGGCTGAAGATCGCGACCCCCCTCAGCGAGCGGTGGGTGCACATCGCCCGGCACGTTTCCGGGAGTCTCGGAGAAACCCTCCACCCGACCTACCTGCTCCTGCGGGGAATCGACGAGATCGAGGACGAGCCCAGGCTCTCGCCCACCGAAAAGGTGACCCTTCTGGCGGCCGTCGGAGACTCCCTGCTGGAACAGGAACGCCGGGCGATCGAGGCTCCGCTGATCGGCAAGGAGAACTGCCTGCCAGAGGTGAGCCTGCGCATCGGCGAGTGGGCCACCGCATTACCGGCCGGCATCGGTCCGCGCGTCATCGACGCCTCGTCCCATCTCGCCCACTCGATGTCACGCTGGGCGCGGCGCGAGTGGGCTGTGGAGACAAAGGAGGACCTCGGGAGATATTCGTACGAGGTGGCAGGGTCACTGATGATGCTGTACGGAGATATCTGGTCATGGCACGGATTCCCCAGAATCCCTTACCCCTACGAGGTCGCTCTCGGCCGGTACATCAGCATCAAGGACATCATCGTCGACCGGGACGAAGACCTTGCCGCGGGGCGCGATCTGTGGCCGGCCGGGTGGAGCAGGAGCGAGATGATGGACTACGCCCACTCCTTCCACTCGCCGGCACAACGCTGTCGTGATCACTACCCGCAGGGGACGGCTCCGCGACCGTTCTACGACATCGTGTTCGAGAAGGCCGAACTACAGGTCTGA
- a CDS encoding SDR family oxidoreductase, which yields MLLAGKTVIVSGVGAGLGHRVAETVVRDGGRAVLGARTAANLAKSAAEIDPEGRHTAHLPTDITDEAQCEALAALAVERFGGIDAVVHVAAWDSYFGGLQDADFTTWQSVLDVNLLGTLRMTRACLPALKERGGSVVVIGTQSAVAAPSQVWQAAYAASKGALTSAMYSLARELGPHRIRVNTVLPGWMWGPPVQAYVRFTAHTEGVPESEVLARLTERMALPELATDGDVAEAVAFLASDRARAITGQSLLVNAGELMR from the coding sequence GAAAGACCGTCATCGTGTCGGGCGTCGGCGCGGGGCTCGGCCACCGGGTCGCGGAGACCGTCGTACGGGACGGAGGGCGCGCGGTGCTCGGGGCACGTACCGCGGCCAACCTGGCGAAGAGCGCGGCGGAGATCGACCCGGAGGGCCGGCACACCGCCCACCTGCCGACCGACATCACCGACGAGGCTCAGTGCGAGGCGCTGGCCGCGCTGGCGGTCGAACGGTTCGGCGGGATCGACGCGGTGGTCCATGTCGCCGCCTGGGACAGCTACTTCGGCGGACTCCAGGACGCGGACTTCACCACCTGGCAGTCGGTCCTCGATGTGAACCTGCTGGGCACGCTGCGGATGACCCGGGCCTGCCTGCCCGCCCTCAAGGAGCGCGGCGGCTCGGTGGTGGTCATCGGCACCCAGTCGGCGGTGGCCGCGCCCTCCCAGGTGTGGCAGGCGGCGTACGCGGCGTCGAAGGGGGCGCTGACCTCGGCGATGTACTCCCTGGCAAGGGAGCTGGGCCCGCACCGCATCCGGGTCAACACCGTGCTGCCGGGGTGGATGTGGGGGCCGCCGGTGCAGGCGTACGTCCGGTTCACCGCACACACCGAAGGCGTACCGGAGTCCGAGGTGCTGGCCCGGCTCACCGAGCGGATGGCCCTGCCGGAGCTGGCCACGGACGGGGATGTGGCGGAGGCCGTCGCCTTCCTGGCCTCCGACCGGGCCCGGGCGATCACCGGCCAGTCCCTGCTGGTCAACGCGGGCGAGCTGATGCGCTGA
- a CDS encoding PQQ-dependent sugar dehydrogenase codes for MKVRTRSSAIIGALFLAASLTLTTASADEPPAAPSAQVVLTEVARAQGPSAGAAGPDGKVWIAERAGTVRVLGDYGLSDPVLDISDETTTDGERGLLGVAFDPEFAHFYISYTDLEGTSTIDEFAVRDGQLQPDTRRTVLTQEQPYPNHNGGDIKFGPDGYLYIAFGDGGSGGDPHGNGQNLDTLLGKLLRIDPTGGEPYAIPSDNPFVAEEGAKDEIWAYGLRNPWRFSFDAGTGDLLIGDVGQSEWEEIDWAPASSKGGENYGWSSMEGNHPFRGGTEPANHVPPVHEYDRSGLGCSVTGGFVYRGEAIADLAGSYVYSDYCDGTLRTLDIENGEVTGEGDLGVQGGEVISFVEAGDGELYVLAIGGTISRIDPA; via the coding sequence GTGAAAGTTCGCACCAGAAGCTCGGCAATCATCGGCGCACTGTTCCTCGCAGCATCCCTGACGCTCACCACGGCATCGGCCGACGAGCCTCCGGCCGCCCCCTCGGCACAGGTCGTCCTCACGGAAGTGGCCAGGGCGCAGGGCCCCTCCGCAGGCGCGGCCGGCCCGGACGGCAAGGTCTGGATAGCCGAACGCGCGGGCACGGTAAGGGTATTGGGCGACTACGGTCTGAGCGACCCGGTCCTCGACATCTCCGACGAGACCACCACCGACGGTGAACGCGGCCTGCTGGGTGTGGCGTTCGACCCGGAGTTCGCGCACTTCTACATCTCGTACACGGACCTCGAAGGCACCAGCACCATCGACGAGTTCGCGGTGCGGGACGGCCAACTCCAGCCCGACACACGGCGGACGGTCCTCACCCAGGAGCAGCCGTACCCGAACCACAACGGCGGGGACATCAAGTTCGGCCCCGACGGCTACCTCTACATCGCGTTCGGCGACGGCGGCTCGGGCGGCGACCCGCACGGCAACGGCCAGAACCTCGACACGCTGCTCGGCAAGCTGCTCCGCATCGACCCGACCGGCGGGGAGCCGTACGCCATCCCATCCGACAACCCGTTCGTGGCGGAAGAGGGCGCGAAGGACGAGATCTGGGCGTACGGGCTCCGCAACCCGTGGCGCTTCTCGTTCGACGCGGGCACGGGCGACCTGCTCATCGGTGACGTGGGCCAGAGCGAGTGGGAGGAGATCGACTGGGCCCCCGCGAGCAGCAAGGGCGGTGAGAACTACGGCTGGTCCTCGATGGAGGGCAACCACCCGTTCCGCGGCGGCACGGAACCGGCGAACCACGTGCCCCCGGTCCACGAGTACGACCGCAGCGGCCTGGGCTGCTCGGTGACGGGCGGCTTCGTCTACCGGGGCGAGGCGATCGCGGACCTGGCGGGCAGCTACGTCTACAGCGACTACTGCGACGGCACGCTCCGCACCCTGGACATCGAGAACGGCGAGGTGACGGGCGAGGGCGACCTGGGCGTCCAGGGCGGCGAGGTGATCTCGTTCGTGGAGGCGGGCGACGGGGAGCTGTACGTGCTGGCGATAGGCGGCACGATCTCGCGGATCGACCCGGCGTAG